From one Bacteroidota bacterium genomic stretch:
- a CDS encoding sigma-70 family RNA polymerase sigma factor — protein MLFQRHTHLVFGVCMKYLKDEENCKDAVMAIFEKLISDLLKHEISYFKSWLYTVSKNHCLTYLRNEGGRIDKFKEINKNEFEFMESGYSMHLNGDNEKENKLTLLESGIQLLNNQQKSCIELFYLKEMCYAEIVTITGYSLNEVKSYIQNGKRNLKNYLTNKE, from the coding sequence ATGCTTTTTCAAAGGCACACCCACCTTGTATTTGGTGTTTGTATGAAATATCTCAAAGATGAAGAAAACTGTAAGGATGCTGTGATGGCAATTTTCGAAAAATTAATTTCAGACTTATTAAAGCATGAAATTTCTTACTTCAAATCCTGGTTATATACTGTAAGTAAAAATCATTGTTTAACATATTTGCGTAATGAAGGGGGCAGGATTGATAAATTTAAGGAAATAAATAAAAATGAATTCGAGTTTATGGAATCTGGTTATTCTATGCATCTAAATGGTGATAATGAAAAAGAAAACAAGTTAACCTTGCTGGAAAGTGGAATTCAATTATTAAACAACCAGCAGAAATCATGTATAGAATTGTTTTATTTAAAAGAGATGTGTTACGCTGAAATTGTCACTATCACGGGTTATTCCTTAAATGAGGTAAAAAGCTATATACAAAACGGTAAACGAAATCTGAAAAATTATTTAACAAATAAAGAATGA
- a CDS encoding mucoidy inhibitor MuiA family protein → MKNMTLVLMVFLSGNLYAVNEKITKSKIDKVTVFLQGAQVYRSCSLTLTPGITNIVIENLEQGIDSKSLQASGTGNFIILDVKQNVKYPDANQKIKVFSKNSKEILLLEDSLLALGYDIEEFANRKDVLNIEKQTLLNNKIIKGEAKNDTLPQLKEALIFLREKLNNINSELLRLKKENQKLMVKQNRIQINLNELKALDNQVASNQKSNINYQLIVMVSCETANTATININYLLQNAGWTPSYDLRTKSTNSAMMLTYKANVYQSTGTDWDNVKLTLSTNNPNLGNAIPVLSPFYLNYYNEYQNKRNKYAEEKELTKAEKTISAAPSMLSQNDAFTTADYTLMEKTMLSFEYVIKLAYTIPSDGQTHIVAVQNKEVPANFEHFAIPKLDNNAFLLARLTGWDDLNLIPGTASVFFDDAYVGATYIDPNNTNDTLDLSMGRDKGIVVKRIKLKDKTKEKIFADYKTNTVTYEITLRNTKENKAMFTLEDQIPFSQNQEIKIELKEGFGAKLDENTGKLVWKFNLKPKEIKTIIISYEVKYPANKTIANL, encoded by the coding sequence ATGAAAAACATGACTTTAGTATTGATGGTTTTCCTATCGGGAAATCTCTATGCAGTAAATGAGAAAATCACAAAATCTAAAATAGATAAAGTTACGGTATTTCTCCAGGGAGCCCAGGTTTACAGGAGTTGCAGTCTTACCTTAACCCCCGGAATTACAAATATCGTTATTGAAAACCTTGAACAAGGCATTGATTCCAAAAGTTTACAAGCCTCAGGAACTGGTAATTTTATTATACTCGATGTTAAGCAAAATGTAAAATACCCTGATGCAAACCAGAAAATCAAGGTTTTCTCAAAAAATTCAAAAGAAATACTATTACTGGAAGATTCTCTATTGGCCCTTGGTTATGACATAGAAGAATTTGCAAACAGGAAGGATGTATTAAATATAGAAAAGCAAACCTTGCTTAACAATAAGATTATAAAAGGAGAAGCAAAAAACGACACACTCCCACAATTAAAGGAGGCACTTATTTTCCTGAGAGAAAAACTAAATAACATTAATTCGGAATTACTAAGGCTCAAAAAAGAAAATCAAAAGTTAATGGTTAAGCAAAACAGGATTCAGATAAATTTGAATGAGTTAAAAGCTTTGGATAACCAGGTTGCATCTAACCAAAAAAGCAATATCAACTACCAGCTTATAGTGATGGTTTCATGTGAAACTGCAAATACGGCAACAATAAACATCAACTACCTTTTACAAAATGCAGGCTGGACTCCCTCTTACGACTTAAGAACCAAAAGCACAAACTCGGCCATGATGCTTACTTATAAAGCGAACGTATACCAATCAACAGGAACAGATTGGGATAATGTAAAGCTTACGCTATCCACCAACAATCCGAACCTTGGCAATGCAATTCCTGTGCTTTCGCCATTTTACCTGAATTATTACAATGAATACCAAAATAAAAGAAATAAATATGCTGAAGAAAAAGAATTAACAAAGGCCGAAAAAACCATTTCTGCAGCCCCTTCTATGCTCAGCCAAAATGATGCTTTTACAACAGCTGATTACACTTTAATGGAAAAGACCATGCTGAGTTTTGAATATGTAATCAAACTTGCCTACACTATACCTTCTGACGGACAAACACATATTGTTGCCGTTCAGAATAAGGAAGTACCGGCCAATTTTGAACATTTCGCCATTCCTAAGCTTGATAACAATGCTTTTTTACTTGCCCGTTTAACCGGCTGGGACGATTTAAATTTAATTCCCGGAACTGCCAGTGTATTTTTTGATGATGCTTATGTAGGAGCAACTTATATTGATCCAAACAATACAAACGACACCCTGGATCTTTCTATGGGCAGGGATAAAGGCATTGTAGTAAAGCGAATTAAATTGAAGGACAAAACAAAGGAGAAAATATTTGCGGATTACAAAACCAACACGGTTACTTATGAAATAACATTGCGAAACACCAAAGAAAACAAGGCGATGTTTACCCTGGAAGACCAAATTCCTTTTTCTCAAAATCAGGAAATAAAAATTGAATTAAAAGAAGGCTTTGGTGCTAAACTTGATGAAAACACAGGAAAACTGGTTTGGAAATTCAATTTAAAACCCAAAGAAATTAAGACAATTATTATAAGTTACGAGGTTAAATATCCGGCAAATAAAACAATCGCCAATTTATAA
- a CDS encoding DEAD/DEAH box helicase: MDFTSLGLSPFLLKAIAQQNYDQPYPIQQQAIPAILKGKDILGIAQTGSGKTASYVLPVLMNLQAKPLSKNRFVNVLVLVPTRELAEQVKEVFKLFSSALPERIKTLAVYGGVSINPQMMALQGVNILVATPGRLLELVESNAVHLSQIDTLVLDEADKMLNLGFKEEMNRIFALLPKKRQNLLFSATLSNDLSNINQILLHKPVVIKIETEGVNVDLITQLAYAVTEEKKGPLLRYLIKHNELTQVLVFTSSVFQADTVAAKLRKNGIDAMAIHSKKSQGARTEALRRFKSGQLRVLVATDLISRGIDIKFLPYVINYELPRSPKDYVHRIGRTGRAESPGQAISLISPEEEHHFKIIQKKMGKMVETINGESINLHGY, translated from the coding sequence ATGGATTTTACTTCATTGGGTTTGTCACCTTTTTTATTAAAAGCAATAGCCCAACAAAATTACGATCAGCCCTACCCCATTCAACAACAGGCCATACCTGCCATATTAAAGGGTAAAGATATTTTAGGAATTGCACAAACAGGATCGGGAAAAACCGCAAGTTATGTACTGCCGGTATTAATGAATTTACAGGCCAAACCGCTTTCTAAAAACAGGTTTGTTAATGTATTGGTGTTGGTGCCTACACGTGAACTTGCAGAACAGGTTAAAGAAGTATTTAAACTATTTTCTTCCGCACTTCCTGAGCGTATTAAAACTTTGGCTGTTTATGGTGGAGTTTCAATAAACCCGCAAATGATGGCTTTGCAGGGTGTAAATATTTTAGTTGCAACTCCTGGCAGGCTTTTGGAATTGGTTGAATCAAATGCAGTTCATTTATCCCAAATTGATACCCTTGTTTTGGATGAGGCAGATAAAATGCTCAACCTTGGCTTTAAGGAGGAAATGAATCGAATTTTTGCACTTTTGCCAAAAAAACGTCAAAACCTGTTATTTTCTGCAACTCTGAGTAATGACTTAAGCAACATTAATCAAATTTTATTGCATAAACCTGTTGTAATAAAAATTGAAACAGAAGGTGTTAATGTTGATTTAATCACTCAGCTTGCCTACGCTGTAACTGAGGAGAAAAAAGGCCCCTTGCTACGTTATTTAATTAAGCACAATGAATTAACCCAGGTTCTGGTTTTTACATCTTCTGTTTTTCAGGCTGATACTGTTGCTGCCAAACTCCGAAAGAATGGAATTGATGCCATGGCAATTCACAGTAAAAAAAGTCAGGGTGCCAGAACGGAAGCCCTAAGGAGATTCAAATCAGGACAGCTTCGCGTATTGGTAGCAACCGATTTAATATCCAGAGGTATTGACATTAAATTTTTGCCCTATGTTATTAATTATGAACTACCGCGTTCTCCTAAAGATTATGTGCATAGAATTGGAAGGACAGGACGCGCAGAATCACCAGGGCAGGCCATTTCCCTTATTAGCCCCGAAGAGGAACATCACTTTAAAATTATACAAAAAAAGATGGGCAAAATGGTGGAAACAATTAATGGTGAAAGCATTAATTTACACGGATATTAA
- a CDS encoding HutD family protein: MFELTKQSELKTANWAGGTTTQLAIFPKRAEYQKFDFDFRISFATVEVEESTFTFMPGVTRHLMVLDGSLELEHINRNKIVLNKFDTTTFFGEWPTKAKGKIRDFNLMTRGLTQGKLELLELNEGETDKVLLEKQQSYMGIYLLNGKLDFNYNQQVVTLEKGDFVLMNGFTNSSFFIAALNFCQVIVCRITNIKQGEK; encoded by the coding sequence ATGTTCGAATTAACAAAACAATCGGAATTGAAAACAGCCAACTGGGCCGGAGGAACTACTACACAATTAGCCATTTTTCCTAAACGGGCGGAATACCAAAAGTTTGATTTTGATTTCAGAATAAGTTTTGCAACTGTTGAGGTTGAGGAATCAACATTTACTTTTATGCCTGGTGTTACCAGACATTTAATGGTACTTGACGGAAGCCTTGAACTTGAACACATTAACAGGAATAAAATAGTACTCAATAAATTCGACACAACTACTTTTTTTGGCGAATGGCCAACCAAAGCCAAAGGAAAGATTAGGGATTTTAATTTAATGACAAGGGGTTTAACTCAGGGAAAACTCGAACTCCTTGAATTAAATGAGGGAGAAACAGATAAAGTTTTATTGGAAAAGCAGCAGAGTTACATGGGAATCTATCTCTTAAATGGTAAGCTTGATTTTAATTACAACCAACAAGTTGTTACACTTGAAAAAGGTGATTTTGTTTTAATGAATGGTTTCACTAATTCTTCTTTTTTTATTGCTGCTTTAAACTTTTGCCAGGTGATTGTTTGTCGGATAACAAATATCAAACAAGGAGAAAAATAG